In Geminocystis sp. NIES-3709, a single genomic region encodes these proteins:
- a CDS encoding GNAT family N-acetyltransferase, whose protein sequence is MIEVIKADFNIPAHSEAVVDLMNTYALDSMGGGEELSHYVKSNLTIELAKRKSIHTILAFIDHKPAGLIIAIEGFSTFACKPLLNIHDLIVSPNYRRRGISKLLLQTVEDIALELGCCKLTLEVLEGNSIAKSAYRTFGFEGYQLNPDMGRALFWQKKLQ, encoded by the coding sequence ATGATAGAAGTTATAAAAGCAGATTTTAATATACCAGCCCATAGCGAGGCAGTTGTCGATTTAATGAATACCTATGCCCTTGATTCTATGGGAGGTGGGGAAGAATTATCACATTATGTTAAAAGCAATTTAACCATCGAATTGGCGAAAAGAAAATCTATTCATACAATTTTAGCCTTTATAGATCATAAACCAGCAGGGTTAATAATTGCGATCGAAGGCTTCTCAACTTTTGCCTGTAAACCTTTATTAAATATTCATGATTTAATCGTCTCCCCTAATTATCGTCGTCGGGGTATCTCTAAATTATTATTACAAACAGTTGAAGATATTGCCCTTGAGTTGGGATGTTGTAAACTCACTTTAGAAGTATTAGAGGGAAATTCGATCGCAAAATCGGCTTATCGGACTTTTGGTTTTGAAGGTTATCAGTTAAATCCTGATATGGGTAGAGCGTTATTTTGGCAGAAAAAGTTACAATGA
- a CDS encoding HNH endonuclease family protein — MGWYIKICFYNFYHCFFPFVLFYIRVIRSFYRLSINFHGKIFPESLSNQLQEYFSDNQIEEMVYRLGNMTLLEPNLNRQIGNKNYTLKKEIYQQSNYQLTKNIQAEEWNPESLHRRQIQLTKKAIQIRRSSFL, encoded by the coding sequence ATGGGCTGGTATATTAAAATCTGCTTTTATAACTTCTATCATTGTTTTTTTCCATTTGTTCTGTTCTATATTCGTGTAATTCGATCATTTTATCGGCTTTCCATAAATTTTCACGGGAAGATTTTTCCCGAATCTCTTAGTAATCAATTGCAAGAATATTTTAGCGATAATCAAATAGAAGAAATGGTTTATCGTTTAGGAAATATGACTCTTTTAGAACCTAATTTAAACCGTCAAATAGGTAATAAAAACTATACTTTAAAAAAAGAAATTTATCAACAAAGTAATTATCAATTAACTAAAAATATTCAAGCTGAAGAATGGAATCCTGAGAGTTTACATAGAAGACAAATACAGTTAACAAAAAAAGCAATACAGATACGGCGATCGAGTTTTTTGTAG